One window of Miscanthus floridulus cultivar M001 unplaced genomic scaffold, ASM1932011v1 fs_646_1_2, whole genome shotgun sequence genomic DNA carries:
- the LOC136532513 gene encoding extensin-2-like: MAVTKCKRTRNVQLTCTFLLILVVICSTSSSCQGQDQAQACRPRPNRPGPPPRPPPRSLLETSHHHHHRSPPPPPVPSSPPRSLSEVSHKHHHKSPPPPVVSLSPPLDLSKVAHHHHHSSPPPLPVPSSPPRSLFETSHHHHHRSPPPPPVPSSSPRRRLSEMSHHHHHWSPPPPPSVLSSQPHSLSETLSSPMAKSKPDTCYPYNNRFCLTHDCENMCKENGFVSKKSYSIERADAKWECCCKH; encoded by the exons ATGGCAGTCACCAAATGCAAGAGGACGAGGAATGTACAGCTGACATGTACTTTCCTGCTGATACTTGTGGTCATTTGTTCAACCTCTTCATCATGCCAag GCCAAGACCAGGCCCAGGCATGCCGCCCTCGTCCCAACAGGCCTGGGCCACCACCGCGGCcac CACCACGCAGTTTGTTAGAGACGTCGCACCATCATCATCACAggtcgcctccgcctccgccagtGCCGTCATCTCCACCACGCAGTTTGTCTGAGGTGTCACACAAACATCACCACAAGTCACCACCACCGCCGGTGGTGTCGTTGTCACCACCACTCGATTTGTCTAAGGTggcacaccaccatcaccacagtTCGCCACCACCGCTGCCAGTGCCTTCATCACCACCACGCAGCTTGTTCGAGACATCACACCATCATCACCACAGGTCACCGCCTCCCCCACCAGTGCCGTCGTCGTCACCACGACGCCGCTTGTCCGAGATGTCGCACCATCATCACCATTGGtcacctccaccaccgccatcagTGCTGTCATCGCAACCACATAGTTTGTCTGAGACATTGTCTTCTCCAATGGCAAAGTCAAAGCCCGATACGTGCTATCCCTACAATAACAGATTCTGTCTGACTCATGACTGCGAGAACATGTGCAAGGAAAACGGCTTTGTATCCAAGAAAAGCTACAGTATTGAGAGAGCGGATGCTAAATGGGAATGTTGCTGCAAACATTAA